A single genomic interval of Koleobacter methoxysyntrophicus harbors:
- a CDS encoding sigma 54-interacting transcriptional regulator has protein sequence MVKIMLVDDDKSFLRVYSKILSREGYDVLTCENGDHAVETFKKNHVDIVISDVIMPKMNGIELLKEIKKNESDIQIIMLSGKGNIKDAVEAMKLGAYNYLLKPVDIEELLINIKKALNLKNIGEENYIYRNEKSELFKENRIIGKSDHINEIKSRINAIADVDSTILIMGETGTGKEIVAQEIHYNSKRRNKPLIKVNCAALAKTVLESELFGHERGAFTGAFNLKKGKFELAHGGTIFLDEIGELPIDVQVKLLRVLQEKEFERVGGIKTIKADFRLITATNKDLKKEVEEGRFREDLFYRLNVIPIYLKPLRERKEDILPLAEYFLKKYSKELNRNVKGFDEQALKIINHYDWPGNVRELRILPYAEKTAGVICDFKTIDMKPSNVCARTKLKQVLQKTDFEVYLGIENEFYFLKRDENGKYIPADKSLCYSTTGMHIWNDLVLELTEYLEKQGIEVEKYYPEYGQGQQEVVIKYDKALKTADNQILFRETIRAVAAKYGLVACFMPKPFNNLAGSGAHLNISLWKDGKNAFYNKDDKLKLSREGYYFIGGILKHIRPLCAFTASTITSYKRLAPFRWASSYGCYGMDNREAAIRISSSQYKNEEKTTRIEFKPIDPACNPYLAFSAVIAAGLDGIHNQIDIK, from the coding sequence ATGGTCAAGATAATGTTAGTTGATGACGACAAAAGCTTTCTTAGAGTTTATTCAAAAATTTTAAGCAGGGAAGGTTATGATGTTTTAACATGCGAAAATGGAGACCATGCCGTTGAAACCTTTAAAAAAAACCATGTAGATATCGTTATAAGCGATGTAATAATGCCCAAAATGAACGGAATCGAATTGCTCAAAGAAATTAAAAAAAATGAGTCTGATATTCAAATCATAATGCTGTCGGGGAAAGGAAACATAAAAGATGCTGTTGAAGCAATGAAATTGGGGGCATACAACTATCTGCTAAAACCTGTTGATATTGAAGAACTATTGATAAATATAAAGAAGGCATTAAACCTGAAGAATATTGGGGAAGAAAATTATATCTACAGGAATGAGAAATCAGAACTGTTTAAAGAAAACCGCATCATAGGAAAAAGCGATCACATAAATGAAATTAAGAGCAGAATTAACGCAATTGCTGATGTTGATTCAACAATATTAATTATGGGAGAAACAGGAACCGGCAAAGAGATCGTTGCCCAAGAAATACATTACAATAGTAAAAGACGCAATAAACCTTTAATAAAAGTAAATTGCGCCGCGTTAGCAAAAACGGTGCTTGAAAGCGAACTTTTTGGACACGAGAGAGGGGCCTTTACTGGGGCATTCAACTTAAAAAAGGGCAAGTTTGAACTGGCTCATGGCGGTACAATATTTTTGGATGAAATCGGTGAACTGCCTATTGACGTTCAGGTTAAACTCTTAAGAGTACTTCAAGAAAAAGAATTTGAAAGAGTTGGTGGAATAAAAACAATAAAGGCAGACTTTCGCCTTATAACAGCTACAAACAAAGACTTAAAAAAAGAGGTTGAGGAAGGTAGATTCAGAGAGGACCTGTTTTACAGGTTAAACGTTATACCGATCTATTTGAAACCCTTACGCGAACGGAAAGAAGATATCCTTCCATTAGCTGAGTATTTTTTAAAGAAATATTCCAAAGAATTAAATAGAAATGTTAAAGGTTTTGACGAACAGGCATTAAAAATTATCAATCATTATGACTGGCCTGGCAACGTTAGAGAATTGAGGATTCTTCCTTATGCAGAAAAGACCGCCGGTGTAATATGCGATTTTAAAACTATTGATATGAAGCCTTCTAACGTATGCGCTAGAACAAAGTTAAAACAAGTATTACAGAAGACTGATTTTGAAGTCTATCTGGGTATAGAAAACGAATTCTATTTTTTGAAGAGAGATGAGAACGGCAAGTACATTCCGGCTGATAAAAGCCTGTGTTATTCCACGACTGGAATGCATATATGGAATGATTTGGTGTTAGAATTGACTGAATACCTTGAGAAACAGGGGATAGAAGTTGAAAAATATTATCCGGAGTACGGTCAGGGTCAGCAGGAAGTTGTTATAAAATATGATAAAGCCTTAAAAACTGCAGATAATCAGATTCTGTTTAGAGAAACAATAAGAGCGGTTGCTGCAAAATACGGTTTGGTAGCATGTTTTATGCCCAAACCTTTTAATAATCTTGCAGGCAGCGGTGCACACCTTAATATCAGCCTGTGGAAAGACGGCAAAAATGCTTTTTACAATAAAGATGATAAGTTAAAATTAAGCAGGGAAGGATATTACTTTATCGGAGGAATATTAAAACATATTAGACCTTTATGCGCTTTTACAGCTTCGACGATAACTTCTTATAAGAGATTAGCCCCCTTTAGATGGGCATCTTCCTATGGCTGTTATGGAATGGATAACAGGGAAGCTGCGATAAGGATAAGTTCATCTCAATATAAAAATGAGGAGAAGACAACAAGGATCGAGTTTAAACCGATTGATCCTGCTTGCAATCCATATTTAGCTTTTAGTGCAGTTATTGCCGCAGGATTAGATGGGATACACAATCAAATAGACATCAAATAG
- a CDS encoding DNA methyltransferase — MALNQLSFLEDKGEYITEWATTPAGKKYPKKIGEFWTSMQRQMHSLHYVVSYRASFKPELPDYFIRRFTAEGDIVFDPFNGRGTTMLQANLLGRTAWGNDINPLSEILSYPKTNPVSYAEIEKRLEEIDLTMPVDFNKHPDLSMFYHPETFREIVNLKNYLQEHTTDADRFIQLIAISRLHGHSNGFFSVYSFPQISVPPENQIKINQKRNQAPDYRPVKPRILKKAAQALKSGKIQHIRNFSRDNIFNTQDSRDMSNLPSEKVQLIVTSPPSSTRQIISLITGLNSGSPASMVNSLGVKLYRPPIYANGRNL, encoded by the coding sequence ATGGCATTAAATCAGCTTTCTTTTCTAGAAGATAAAGGCGAATACATAACAGAATGGGCAACCACCCCGGCGGGGAAGAAATACCCTAAAAAAATAGGGGAATTCTGGACATCCATGCAGAGGCAGATGCATTCCCTTCATTACGTGGTATCCTATAGGGCTTCATTTAAACCGGAACTTCCCGATTACTTCATAAGGAGATTTACCGCAGAGGGGGACATTGTATTTGATCCGTTTAACGGCAGGGGAACAACCATGCTCCAGGCAAATCTCTTGGGAAGGACCGCATGGGGAAATGATATAAATCCCCTCTCTGAAATCCTAAGCTACCCTAAAACAAATCCTGTTAGTTATGCGGAAATAGAAAAAAGGCTTGAAGAAATAGACCTTACAATGCCCGTTGATTTCAACAAACACCCTGATCTGTCCATGTTTTACCATCCCGAAACCTTTCGGGAAATTGTAAATCTTAAAAACTACCTGCAGGAACACACTACTGATGCCGACAGATTCATCCAGCTCATAGCCATTTCCCGGCTTCACGGCCATTCTAACGGTTTTTTTTCCGTGTATTCCTTTCCCCAGATTTCCGTGCCCCCGGAAAACCAGATAAAGATAAATCAGAAAAGGAATCAGGCCCCCGACTACCGCCCCGTTAAGCCGAGGATTCTGAAAAAGGCAGCCCAGGCCCTCAAGAGCGGTAAAATTCAGCATATAAGGAACTTCAGCAGGGATAACATATTTAATACCCAGGATTCGAGGGATATGAGCAACCTGCCTTCTGAGAAGGTGCAGTTAATAGTAACATCCCCCCCTTCCTCGACAAGGCAGATTATATCCTTGATAACTGGCTTGAATTCTGGTTCACCGGCATCGATGGTGAACAGCTTAGGGGTAAAATTGTACAGACCGCCAATATACGCGAATGGAAGAAATTTATGA
- a CDS encoding ATP-binding protein, whose amino-acid sequence MTKSLVNKIIIIFLITTIISVLLITYFFIKNDSKVKEMLIKENILKLAEEKAQVINLIFKNIENETENLGYALKFLMEAQVKSEKLSAVETSYQRDSRGVLGRTDSTENSSVFLSRDMALTPEIKKEICITEILDPLLKSIKHNNPVVEWVYITSSNNLLRVYPYLSNDMFDADHKHYKDPFYTIANEENNPERRVVWSSPYYDYAGKGWVLTCSYPVYMDDRLVMVVSLDIALNSIKELIADFKLIKTGFAFLIDKDGNVIYHPHYIPAFGKEGRLLAQNLLTSSETEYKNIIEALFRSKKGIFEYKDKLGETYLISGAKINDNLLLGIQVNKKDYMLNFVNFFPAFTDIIVVMIITVIVLGTYLFYRISIPISKLVRETKKIENGHYGEVLSIASDDEIGELSKVFNKMSLTIKERTQKLEESKQQLEMVFNSINELFFICKPDYTVVLVNEKSKQIYENVDEAVEKGEKCYSIFRKRSAPCAGCPIRELLKTGRSIERNVAVDNKVYNVDATPILDNNNRIIQIIIYSRDITHSFITNRIAAHREKLAELGQITAGIFHELKNPISVMKGSIFLLNDILKTQSLQKRDIEDINFSVKELEKSVEYAEGIISNILEFTRKSAKDREDIPLSKIIDHILLMLNQKIVNQSILVYTSVNDDISVYMNIDSLRLILMNIILNSIQAMPHGGKLQIAAFKTEDKKWVEVKVTDTGCGIDKRNVYKIFNPYFTTKEKGTGLGLWIVKNEVESFGGKIKVDSKAGVCTTFTIFLPSS is encoded by the coding sequence ATGACAAAGTCTTTAGTAAACAAAATAATAATAATTTTCTTAATAACAACGATTATTTCTGTGTTATTAATAACTTATTTTTTTATTAAAAACGATTCTAAAGTTAAAGAAATGCTGATAAAAGAGAATATCCTGAAACTGGCAGAAGAGAAAGCTCAGGTTATCAACCTTATTTTTAAAAATATCGAAAACGAAACTGAGAATTTGGGTTATGCTTTAAAGTTTTTAATGGAAGCTCAAGTCAAATCTGAAAAGTTATCCGCTGTGGAAACTAGCTACCAAAGGGATTCAAGGGGCGTTTTAGGAAGGACTGATTCAACCGAGAATTCGAGTGTTTTCCTTTCAAGAGATATGGCACTTACCCCTGAAATAAAAAAAGAAATATGCATAACTGAAATACTTGACCCTCTTTTGAAAAGTATTAAACATAATAATCCTGTAGTTGAATGGGTTTATATTACTTCCAGCAACAATTTGTTGAGGGTGTATCCGTACCTTTCAAATGACATGTTTGATGCAGATCATAAACACTATAAAGACCCTTTCTATACTATTGCTAATGAAGAAAACAACCCCGAAAGAAGAGTCGTTTGGTCAAGCCCTTACTATGATTATGCGGGGAAGGGCTGGGTGCTCACCTGTTCTTATCCTGTATACATGGATGATAGACTAGTTATGGTGGTTTCTCTGGATATAGCATTAAATTCTATTAAAGAACTTATAGCTGATTTTAAACTGATCAAAACGGGGTTTGCTTTTTTGATAGATAAGGATGGTAATGTAATTTATCATCCCCATTACATTCCTGCATTTGGGAAGGAAGGCAGATTATTAGCACAGAATCTGTTAACTTCCTCTGAAACAGAATACAAAAACATCATTGAAGCATTATTTAGGAGTAAAAAAGGTATATTTGAGTATAAGGACAAATTGGGAGAGACGTATTTAATATCTGGGGCAAAAATAAACGATAACCTTTTATTAGGCATCCAGGTTAACAAAAAGGATTATATGTTAAATTTTGTAAATTTCTTTCCTGCTTTTACAGATATAATTGTGGTTATGATCATAACGGTAATTGTTTTAGGAACCTATCTGTTTTATAGAATATCAATACCTATTTCAAAACTGGTAAGAGAGACCAAAAAAATTGAAAACGGTCATTACGGAGAGGTTCTAAGCATTGCTTCTGATGATGAGATCGGTGAATTAAGCAAAGTATTCAACAAAATGAGTCTGACTATAAAAGAACGCACTCAAAAACTTGAAGAGAGCAAACAACAGTTAGAGATGGTTTTTAACAGCATAAATGAATTGTTTTTCATCTGCAAGCCTGATTACACTGTTGTGCTTGTCAATGAAAAAAGCAAGCAAATTTATGAAAATGTAGATGAAGCTGTTGAGAAGGGTGAGAAGTGTTACAGCATTTTTAGGAAAAGGTCAGCTCCCTGTGCCGGTTGCCCTATAAGGGAGCTTCTAAAAACGGGGCGATCTATTGAGCGCAACGTTGCAGTCGACAATAAGGTTTATAATGTTGATGCTACACCGATACTTGACAATAATAACCGTATCATTCAAATTATTATTTATAGCAGAGACATTACCCATTCGTTCATTACGAATAGAATTGCTGCTCATCGTGAAAAACTTGCTGAATTAGGCCAAATAACCGCTGGTATTTTCCATGAATTAAAAAATCCTATATCTGTAATGAAAGGCAGCATATTCCTATTAAATGATATATTAAAGACACAAAGTTTACAAAAGCGAGATATTGAAGACATAAATTTTTCTGTTAAGGAACTGGAGAAAAGTGTTGAATATGCAGAGGGGATAATTTCTAATATTTTAGAGTTTACCAGAAAATCGGCAAAAGACAGAGAGGACATACCGCTAAGCAAGATTATTGACCATATATTGTTAATGTTAAATCAAAAAATAGTCAACCAAAGCATACTTGTTTATACTAGTGTTAATGATGATATTAGTGTTTATATGAACATCGATTCCTTGAGGCTTATTTTAATGAATATAATATTAAATTCGATTCAAGCTATGCCGCACGGCGGTAAGTTACAAATTGCTGCTTTCAAAACTGAAGATAAAAAATGGGTAGAGGTAAAGGTTACCGATACGGGATGCGGGATCGATAAAAGAAATGTATATAAGATTTTTAACCCTTATTTTACTACCAAAGAGAAGGGTACCGGTTTGGGTTTATGGATTGTAAAAAATGAAGTAGAATCCTTTGGCGGTAAAATAAAAGTTGATAGTAAAGCGGGGGTTTGTACGACTTTCACTATATTTTTGCCTTCCAGTTAA
- the splB gene encoding spore photoproduct lyase, translated as MALFIPKRAFFEKDALDYPLGRSIYKRMKDMGVEIRVIGSHNRILGIPGKTPAQAYYEGKRTLVIGVRRSRDFQTCRPSAHYQLPIATSCPGMCEYCYLNTTLGKKPYLRVYVNIEEILGRAEEYIEKRKPEITVFEGAATSDPLPTEPYTGNLKKVIEFFAARDYGRFRFVTKFTEVDSLLQIHHGGHTRFRFSLNSDYVIRRFEHNTPSVEERLHAAGKVSKAGYPLGFIIAPILIYKNWREDYSALFKHLKSHLEPESLKDIAFELITHRFTRRAKANILEVFPGTCLPMEEGTRRFKYGQFGYGKFVYPPEIMDEIKEFFYNCINRLFPEGEIAYFV; from the coding sequence ATGGCCCTTTTTATCCCCAAAAGGGCATTTTTTGAAAAGGATGCTTTGGATTATCCCCTGGGAAGGTCTATATATAAGAGGATGAAGGATATGGGAGTCGAAATAAGGGTCATCGGTTCCCACAACAGAATTCTGGGAATCCCCGGGAAAACCCCAGCTCAGGCATATTATGAAGGAAAGCGGACCCTTGTTATAGGTGTGCGAAGGAGCAGGGATTTTCAGACCTGCAGGCCTTCTGCCCATTATCAGCTTCCTATTGCCACAAGCTGCCCGGGAATGTGTGAATACTGTTATTTAAATACAACCCTGGGCAAAAAGCCGTATTTGAGGGTATATGTGAATATCGAAGAGATCCTGGGCAGGGCTGAGGAATACATTGAGAAAAGGAAGCCGGAAATAACGGTGTTTGAAGGGGCGGCCACCTCTGACCCGCTGCCGACGGAACCCTACACAGGGAACCTGAAAAAGGTTATAGAATTTTTTGCTGCCCGGGATTACGGCAGGTTTCGTTTCGTGACAAAATTTACTGAAGTGGATTCCCTGCTCCAAATCCATCACGGAGGGCATACGCGTTTTCGGTTTAGCCTGAACAGCGACTACGTAATAAGGAGGTTTGAACACAATACCCCGTCCGTGGAGGAGAGACTCCATGCAGCAGGTAAGGTTTCGAAAGCCGGATACCCTCTAGGGTTTATTATAGCTCCCATCTTAATATATAAAAACTGGAGAGAGGATTACAGTGCCCTTTTCAAACACCTGAAATCACATCTTGAACCTGAGTCCTTAAAAGATATAGCCTTTGAACTTATAACCCATCGTTTTACCAGGAGGGCTAAAGCCAATATATTAGAGGTATTCCCTGGTACCTGTCTACCCATGGAAGAGGGAACCAGGAGATTCAAATACGGCCAGTTCGGGTACGGCAAGTTCGTATATCCACCGGAGATAATGGACGAAATAAAGGAATTCTTTTACAATTGTATAAACAGATTATTTCCCGAAGGGGAGATTGCGTATTTTGTTTAG
- a CDS encoding thiolase family protein has translation MEESVIVSAVRTAIGRFCGSLSCYTAQELGAQVLKEVVERARLPCGSVDEVILGNIIQTDPRGNPAREAVLKAGFDIKTTAYTVNKNCGSALKAVSLADMMLKMGGADIIIAGGMESMSNAPYVLRKARVGYRIGNTICSDLLTDMLEGMGMTAERVAERYNITRYEQDVFSVQSQKRAWKAQSSGKFNEEIVPIKVKTKNGERVFDKDEGIKPDSTVEVLSRLKPVFKPGGTVTAGNSSTINDGAAAVLMMSSQKVKEMEIKPMARVISWASAGVEPEIMGIGPIPAAKKALKTAGLTLSDIDLIELNEAFAAQALACIQELELDMEKVNVNGGAIALGHPVGATGAVILVKLIYELKRQNKKYGLATMCVGGGQGIAVIIENIP, from the coding sequence ATGGAGGAATCGGTTATAGTCAGTGCCGTAAGGACTGCTATCGGTCGATTTTGCGGCAGTCTATCCTGTTATACCGCTCAGGAGTTAGGTGCACAAGTACTCAAGGAAGTAGTTGAGAGAGCGCGGTTACCATGTGGGTCAGTGGATGAGGTTATACTCGGCAATATCATTCAAACTGACCCCAGGGGCAACCCTGCACGGGAAGCCGTATTAAAGGCAGGATTTGACATCAAAACCACTGCATATACAGTCAACAAGAACTGCGGTTCAGCTTTAAAAGCCGTGTCGCTGGCCGATATGATGTTAAAAATGGGCGGTGCAGATATAATAATCGCCGGGGGTATGGAGTCGATGTCAAATGCCCCGTATGTGCTGAGGAAAGCCCGGGTAGGTTACAGGATAGGAAATACGATCTGTTCTGATCTCTTAACCGATATGTTGGAAGGCATGGGAATGACGGCAGAAAGGGTAGCTGAACGTTATAATATAACGCGGTATGAGCAGGATGTATTCTCGGTTCAGAGCCAGAAGAGGGCGTGGAAGGCTCAATCGAGCGGCAAATTTAATGAAGAGATCGTACCCATAAAGGTCAAGACTAAAAATGGGGAACGGGTTTTCGACAAAGATGAAGGAATCAAGCCGGATTCAACGGTGGAAGTGCTTTCCAGATTAAAACCGGTGTTTAAACCGGGAGGTACCGTAACCGCAGGAAATTCCTCAACAATAAATGATGGCGCTGCCGCTGTTCTAATGATGAGTTCCCAGAAAGTGAAGGAAATGGAGATTAAACCAATGGCACGGGTAATTTCGTGGGCCAGCGCCGGTGTGGAACCAGAAATCATGGGGATAGGGCCCATTCCTGCCGCTAAAAAAGCACTGAAAACGGCTGGCCTGACACTGAGCGATATTGACTTGATAGAGCTAAACGAAGCCTTTGCCGCACAAGCTTTAGCATGTATACAGGAACTCGAGCTAGATATGGAAAAGGTAAACGTCAATGGTGGAGCTATCGCATTAGGGCACCCTGTCGGTGCTACAGGTGCAGTAATATTGGTAAAGTTGATTTATGAGCTAAAACGGCAAAATAAAAAATACGGCCTTGCTACCATGTGCGTCGGGGGAGGCCAGGGCATCGCCGTTATAATTGAAAATATACCATAG
- the hydG gene encoding [FeFe] hydrogenase H-cluster radical SAM maturase HydG, with the protein MLEKTIEKDFIDDGKIWDLLEDSKNPEPAEVKEIFAKSRAKARLEPEETAKLLQIEDPDLLEEMFALAREIKEDVYGNRIVFFAPLYIGNKCTNNCLYCGFRRDNRAIERKTLTMDELQEEVNVLVNKGHKRLILVYGEHPDYDADFIAETIRVVYDTKAGNGEIRRVNINAAPMDVEGFKKLHEVGIGTFQIFQETYHHETYAKLHPKGTLKSNYQWRLYALDRAMEAGIDDVGIGALFGLYDWKFEVMGLLYHTIHLENTFGGVGPHTISFPRLEPALNTPFIGKAKYRVSDDDFKKLVAIIRLSVPYTGMILTAREKPELRKEVIPLGVSQIDAGSRIGIGGYKKSEMDHIPEREQFQLGDVRSLDEVMREVCKLGCIPSFCTACYRAGRTGDHFMSFAKPGFVHNYCMPNAVLTFKEYLIDYASEETRMAGEKAIEEQLKVFEQQNPKKRQMVEDKLHLIEEGHRDVYV; encoded by the coding sequence ATGTTAGAAAAAACAATTGAAAAGGATTTTATCGATGATGGTAAAATATGGGATTTATTAGAAGATTCAAAAAACCCTGAACCGGCCGAAGTAAAGGAAATATTTGCCAAGTCCAGGGCAAAGGCCCGTCTTGAACCGGAAGAAACGGCTAAGCTCCTGCAGATAGAGGACCCTGATCTTCTGGAAGAAATGTTTGCCCTTGCAAGGGAAATTAAAGAGGATGTTTACGGCAACAGAATCGTCTTCTTTGCACCGCTGTACATCGGCAACAAATGCACAAATAACTGCCTTTACTGCGGCTTTAGAAGGGACAACAGGGCCATTGAACGGAAAACCCTAACAATGGATGAATTGCAGGAAGAAGTCAATGTGCTGGTAAATAAGGGTCATAAACGCCTTATCCTGGTTTACGGTGAACACCCCGATTATGATGCCGATTTTATTGCAGAAACCATAAGGGTAGTCTATGATACAAAAGCCGGCAATGGGGAAATCCGCAGGGTAAACATCAATGCCGCACCTATGGATGTTGAAGGGTTTAAAAAGCTCCATGAGGTAGGTATAGGTACCTTCCAGATCTTCCAGGAGACATACCACCACGAAACCTATGCAAAACTGCATCCTAAAGGCACTTTAAAGAGCAATTATCAGTGGAGGCTGTATGCCCTGGACAGAGCTATGGAAGCAGGAATCGATGATGTAGGGATAGGGGCCTTATTCGGGCTGTATGACTGGAAGTTTGAGGTTATGGGCCTTCTATATCACACCATCCACCTAGAAAATACCTTTGGAGGGGTAGGACCTCATACTATCTCCTTCCCCAGACTGGAACCCGCATTGAATACCCCATTTATAGGGAAAGCAAAATACAGGGTCTCCGATGATGACTTCAAAAAACTGGTAGCCATAATCCGCCTCTCGGTACCTTACACCGGTATGATTCTGACGGCTAGGGAAAAACCTGAATTGAGGAAAGAAGTAATACCTTTAGGCGTCTCTCAGATCGATGCGGGTTCAAGGATCGGCATAGGGGGCTACAAAAAGTCCGAAATGGACCACATACCCGAAAGGGAACAATTCCAGCTGGGTGATGTGAGGTCCCTGGATGAGGTCATGCGTGAAGTATGTAAACTGGGGTGCATTCCTTCCTTCTGCACCGCATGTTACAGAGCCGGCAGAACCGGTGACCACTTCATGTCCTTTGCAAAACCCGGTTTTGTCCACAATTACTGTATGCCCAACGCCGTCCTTACCTTTAAGGAATACCTTATAGATTACGCTTCAGAAGAAACCAGAATGGCAGGGGAAAAAGCCATCGAAGAGCAGCTGAAAGTCTTTGAACAGCAAAATCCGAAGAAAAGACAGATGGTGGAGGATAAACTGCATCTCATAGAAGAAGGCCACCGGGATGTGTATGTATGA
- a CDS encoding cyclase family protein, whose translation MSVKIIDLSVPMDNNAGEPMPPKIEYVTHDEGAIQAASMFDLKKEDFPEGKAWALENITLTTHTGTHLDAPYHFWPTSEGKPAKTIDQIPLEWCYGDGVVLDFSYKNPGDEIDTEDIKKELDRIQYKIKPFDIVLIRTDADKKFYDKDYANIHAGVSADATRWILKQGVKVTGTDGWGWDVPFYIQAEKYKKEKRNDILWAAHFVGREIEYCHIEKLANLDKLPPYGFKVAVFPIKIIGASAGWARPVAIIEE comes from the coding sequence GCAGGTGAACCTATGCCTCCCAAGATTGAATATGTGACTCATGACGAGGGAGCAATTCAGGCTGCATCCATGTTTGATCTGAAAAAAGAAGATTTTCCCGAAGGGAAAGCGTGGGCGCTGGAAAACATCACACTGACCACCCATACGGGAACTCACCTGGACGCACCATACCATTTCTGGCCGACTTCCGAAGGGAAGCCTGCTAAAACTATTGATCAGATACCACTTGAGTGGTGTTACGGGGACGGCGTAGTTCTGGATTTCTCCTATAAGAATCCAGGGGACGAAATAGACACCGAAGACATCAAGAAAGAACTCGACCGCATCCAATATAAGATCAAGCCTTTCGATATAGTGCTGATACGCACCGATGCTGATAAAAAGTTTTATGACAAGGACTATGCCAACATACATGCAGGGGTATCGGCAGATGCTACCCGCTGGATACTAAAACAAGGCGTGAAAGTAACGGGTACCGATGGTTGGGGTTGGGATGTGCCGTTTTATATCCAGGCTGAAAAATATAAAAAAGAAAAACGTAACGACATCCTATGGGCTGCCCATTTTGTCGGAAGGGAAATAGAGTACTGCCACATTGAAAAACTCGCAAATTTAGATAAACTCCCGCCATATGGGTTTAAAGTTGCCGTGTTTCCCATTAAGATAATAGGGGCCAGCGCTGGCTGGGCCCGCCCGGTAGCGATAATCGAGGAGTGA
- a CDS encoding creatininase family protein yields the protein MLLKLNNRRKFFILNSHGGNESTIKTAVTEITGEYRDIKIASAQYTKLAPKAIKKNIKSEVFGHSCEREVSEILYLAPHILRKDKLVKGEFKGMPYPFMSIGGDPVNVPYTLEELTSNGALGDATKAAREIGEEICLEALDNLEIFLRKFME from the coding sequence ATGCTGCTCAAATTAAATAACAGAAGGAAGTTTTTCATACTGAATTCCCATGGCGGAAATGAATCAACCATAAAAACGGCTGTTACAGAAATAACCGGTGAATATAGAGACATAAAAATAGCCAGTGCCCAGTATACGAAACTGGCTCCAAAGGCCATCAAAAAAAATATTAAGTCGGAAGTCTTCGGTCATTCATGTGAAAGAGAGGTTTCGGAAATCTTGTACCTTGCTCCCCATATTTTAAGGAAGGATAAACTGGTTAAAGGGGAATTTAAGGGTATGCCTTATCCTTTCATGAGTATAGGCGGTGATCCCGTAAATGTTCCATATACCCTTGAAGAACTAACGTCAAACGGGGCGCTTGGTGATGCAACAAAAGCAGCTCGAGAAATCGGCGAAGAGATCTGCCTGGAGGCCCTGGATAATCTGGAAATCTTCCTTAGAAAATTTATGGAATGA